A single region of the Podospora pseudopauciseta strain CBS 411.78 chromosome 1, whole genome shotgun sequence genome encodes:
- a CDS encoding hypothetical protein (COG:S; EggNog:ENOG503NZWW) has protein sequence MSSAVRPSSGGASLSHSRSDSISTSISLLPLPLSRPASRASASGGILTPARDAELNQPGRRQSIHDQDVFGSRKRKRDVSTPGLSTDSLLKAPIVLKPHPSSLTSRPCMLHPLMMLPRESLPLSALDLVKPHGELPSTRLFESKIKILDLEGRLGHSVLIARSEITKMVYAVESESPGLYVLCKLGSWVDVGEVSHDATVVCKERLKGPKQVKVEDPAGAPLITPQMYKENKRRKLAIEELQAATRRRSGTLTDMDSHSQISALPNSRPASRGIVGSRPASRGVGTQIVQPPEEILADSLALLSSTRDSTPAPLPVSDTGCQAEPQSQPQEQEQDKPTAEGIMDNIRTQYQEALYHSKGSLAYFAKGPLSRARAAFHPATGSDLEMADLVEFLKSLIMTTILVDKKYRETIPAIIEKMKTCLEDSDNAQTKRKKRKVKKPKMGKDGLYPSEVDHVKRWWTSHLPIAVGNEEEEAKTVSQTEARYHVSCLRRRETQLQMILIMEILALEPLIRPKDPVGDYLLPGESRAPSREASQEPTAKKRNKHNLPVLLDVHADRLCIWQSVTLDEVKALAESQAPKEGARPERIDSDPLKDFCVEIILPFFAARLPELCDSINRKLGGPVAQSPPKKEFVKPAVVSKAKPGAPAKRPAALKKDSDRSLQRALSNERMRRSVSREPSKAIALMRSASAMAIPGLKREGSEPLLMGMVPRQDKSLKEKPTNVFPRGEDLRARKKAQVDAELKDAISALKKPNRALAVKEFADAVDKRASAGVNQVKKVKKPRTPSIVKATPANGRFKDVLAGDNARGQTSQSFEAIPPSSASMIPASTLPHKFTNALAPPPSSTPIRISATPACKPASVSTFHTLQAIQETPGPILASSPIMARKAAPAPTQGQRASTQFLSIPQEAIDHFPSSPGLPALFETPVNPKFHKTATVINDSPIRSKLFTLAPAQQKQKEKEALPPGTLGQTVLTKETASIYAQLGWDDDDDII, from the exons ATGTCCTCCGCAGTGAGGCCGAGTTCTGGCGGCGCGTCACTGTCGCACTCTCGTTCAGACTCCATTTCCACCTCGATCTCACTGCTACCCCTCCCTTTGTCACGGCCTGCGAGCCGGGCTTCAGCTAGTGGTGGCATACTCACACCGGCCCGCGATGCCGAGCTCAACCAGCCAGGTCGTCGCCAGAGCATCCACGATCAAGATGTCTTTGGTTCAAGAAAACGGAAGCGAGATGTCTCGACACCAGGACTGAGCACTGACAGTTTACTAAAAGCTCCAATTGTTTTGAAG CCCCATCCGTCTAGCCTTACATCAAGACCGTGTATGCTCCACCCTCTCATGATGCTTCCCCGCGAGAGCCTACCGCTGTCCGCCCTCGACCTCGTCAAGCCACACGGAGAACTTCCATCCACCCGTCTTTTTGAGTCCAAGATTAAGATTCTCGACCTCGAGGGACGCCTGGGCCACAGTGTCCTCATTGCCCGTTCAGAGATCACCAAAATGGTATATGCCGTCGAAAGCGAAAGCCCTGGGTTATACGTGCTGTGCAAACTGGGCTCATGGGTGGATGTTGGAGAGGTCAGTCATGATGCTACCGTGGTCTGCAAGGAGAGATTGAAAGGCCCAAAGCAGGTCAAAGTCGAAGATCCGGCCGGCGCGCCTCTTATAACACCACAAATGTACAAGGAgaacaagaggaggaaacTCGCTATCGAAGAACTCCAGGCCGCCACTCGCAGACGATCAGGAACTCTCACCGATATGGACTCTCACAGTCAGATTTCGGCATTGCCCAACTCTAGGCCTGCTTCAAGAGGAATCGTTGGGTCTAGACCGGCCTCCAGAGGAGTTGGAACTCAAATTGTTCAGCCACCAGAGGAGATTTTGGCCGACTCTCTCGCTTTGCTATCCAGCACGCGAGACAGCACCCCAGCCCCTCTTCCGGTCTCAGATACTGGTTGCCAGGCAGAGCCACAGTCCCAgccgcaggagcaggagcaggataAGCCGACCGCCGAAGGCATCATGGACAACATTAGAACACAGTATCAAGAAGCTCTCTATCATTCAAAG GGATCGCTGGCATATTTCGCAAAGGGCCCACTGTCCAGGGCTCGAGCCGCCTTCCACCCCGCTACAGGCTCCGATCTCGAAATGGCTGACTTGGTAGAGTTTTTGAAGAGTCTCATCATGACAACTATCCTGGTGGACAAGAAGTACCGCGAAACAATTCCCGCTATCATCGAGAAAATGAAAACGTGCCTTGAGGACTCGGACAACGCCCAGACAAAGCGCAAGAAACggaaggtgaagaagcccaagatgGGGAAAGATGGCTTGTACCCAAGTGAAGTGGACCACGTTaagaggtggtggacttCACATCTGCCGATTGCTGTTGGgaatgaagaggaagaagcaaAGACCGTTTCCCAGACCGAAGCCAGGTATCACGTCTCCTGCCTTCGACGGAGAGAAACTCAGTTGCAGATGATCCTAATCATGGAAATTCTGGCGCTGGAACCATTGATACGGCCAAAGGATCCTGTTGGTGACTACCTGCTGCCTGGCGAGTCTCGAGCACCATCTCGCGAAGCAAGTCAAGAGCCGACAGCGAAGAAACGGAACAAGCACAATCTTCCTGTACTTTTGGATGTTCACGCTGATCGCCTTTGTATTTGGCAGTCGGTAACACTGGATGAGGTCAAAGCGCTGGCTGAGTCTCAAGCACCCAAAGAGGGTGCCAGGCCCGAGCGAATCGACTCTGACCCCCTGAAGGACTTTTGTGTGGAAATCATCCTACCCTTTTTCGCTGCACGTCTCCCAGAGCTTTGCGACTCCATCAACAGAAAGTTGGGTGGCCCTGTGGCTCAGTCGCCACCGAAGAAAGAGTTTGTGAAGCCAGCTGTTGTCTCAAAAGCGAAACCTGGTGCGCCAGCGAAGCGGCCTGCCGCCCTGAAGAAGGACAGCGATCGATCGCTCCAGCGAGCGCTTTCCAACGAGCGTATGAGACGTAGTGTCTCAAGAGAGCCATCCAAGGCGATCGCCCTTATGCGATCTGCGAGCGCGATGGCAATTCCTGGACTGAAGCGGGAGGGTAGTGAGCCCCTGCTCATGGGAATGGTCCCCCGCCAAGACAAGAGTTTGAAGGAGAAGCCAACAAATGTCTTCCCACGTGGGGAAGATCTCAGAGCGAGAAAGAAGGCCCAGGTAGATGCCGAGTTGAAGGATGCCATCTCGGCGCTTAAGAAGCCAAACCGGGCACTGGCTGTGAAAGAATTTGCTGACGCAGTGGACAAGAGAGCTTCTGCGGGTGTCAACcaggtgaagaaggtgaagaagccGCGGACACCTTCTATTGTCAAAGCAACTCCAGCAAACGGCCGCTTCAAGGATGTCCTTGCGGGCGACAATGCGCGTGGACAAACATCTCAATCTTTTGAAGccatcccaccatcaagCGCCTCCATGATCCCAGCATCGACATTACCGCACAAGTTCACCAATGCAttggcaccaccgccatcgtCAACACCGATCAGGATCAGCGCGACTCCGGCCTGCAAACCAGCCTCGGTCAGCACCTTCCACACCCTGCAGGCAATCCAGGAGACACCGGGCCCCATCTTGGCCTCGTCTCCCATCATGGCAAGAAAGGCAGCGCCCGCACCGACTCAGGGCCAAAGAGCCTCTACACAATTCCTATCTATACCTCAGGAAGCGATAGACCacttcccctcctcgcccggGCTACCGGCGCTCTTTGAGACACCGGTCAACCCTAAATTTCATAAAACGGCCACGGTTATCAATGACAGCCCTATTCGGTCAAAGCTATTCACGTTGGCACCAGCCCAACAGAAAcaaaaggagaaggaagcccTACCGCCGGGGACACTCGGACAGACAGTTCTCACGAAGGAGACAGCGAGCATATACGCCCAACTCGGgtgggacgacgacgatgacatTATATAA